The Pontibacter sp. SGAir0037 DNA segment TCGTACTCGTGCTGGATAACACGGGCTGTCATGCCGTCATAGGTATCTGTATGTTCGTTCCATTCTGCATCAAAATAACGAATCACAATGCGCTCCGGGCGGTAAACTACTTCACGTACTCCCGGAATACTAAGGCAGCCTTCTTCAAAGCCCCATTCCTCACCGTCTTCTTCTAAGATCTCAGGATTGATAAATGCTTTTTTAACCCCCTTTCCTTCGTCTTTTTCGTCCATCATAGGCTCAGAATCTATCACGAAAAGACGGATGCTCTTACTTATCTGAGGAGCTGCCAAACCCACGCCATGCGCATGGTACATGGTAGCAAACATATCATCAATCAGTTCCTTCAGTTCAGGATAATCCTTCGGAATATCTTGTGCAGGTTCTTTCAGTACAGGGTCGCCGTAAGCGGTTATAGGGTAAATCATATATTTTTGCTCTCTAAATACGATTGTAAAATAATTGTTGCACTTAGCCGGTCCACAGTTGCTTTGTCCTGCCTTGCCTTCTTCCTTAAACCGCCGGCCAACATAGCTTTCTGAGCTATACTGGATGTAAAACGTTCGTCTACGGTATGCACAGGTATGGCAGGAAATTCTTTAGCCAGCAACCGGATAAAGCCGACTACATGTTGTGTAGAGTCGGTTGCATCGCCGCTGAGTGTGCGGGGCATGCCTACCACCAGGGCCTCCACCGGTTCTCGTTGTGTATAAGCCTTTAAATAAGCTAACACATCTTTGGCGTGAACGGTTTCTAATGGGGTGGCAATCAATTGCAACGCATCTGTAACAGCCAGGCCTACACGTTTATTCCCATAATCAATTGCCAAAATTCTACCCATTGCTTTTGTTTATATAATCCTGGCAGTAATTGTATACTGGCAAGATTATGGCTGTAAGATTTACCGTACAAAGGTAAGATTTTCTTTTTAATTAAGCAGAATTGCACTACGTTTAGACCTGAAGCTTAACCTGTACAGGAGAATAAGGTGTAGGTAAAGAACAAATTTTATTCTTTTACTTGTTAAAAGTAGAACACATCTTTTAAACTACAGTAAAAAGCAGGTATAGGAGGTCGTATCGGCGGACAGAATTTAGAGGGTAAGATTAGTAAAATTGATCTACTTTCTTATCTTTAATCACAATTTTATAGATCAGGCAATGAGCGAGGATAAAAATAATTTTTCAGATCAGGAAACCCCTCAGCCGCAGCAGAACCGGAACAGCAATACACTGTTCCAGATTCGCTTGCCGCTGTTTATAGCATTTGCCTTGGTGGTAGGTGTATTAATTGGCGCAACTACTTTTGCCCCTTCTGGCCATAATCCTCAAGGTACCGCAAAAAGTTATCTTAAGTTCAGAGATATTCTCAGCTATATCGACCGCGACTACGTGGATACAGTTAATATTGAGGAATTATCGGATTATGCTATTTCAAAGATGTTGGAAAAGCTCGATCCACATACTTCTTATATTCCGGCATCGGAGCTGGCCATGGCCCGTTCTTACCTCGATGGCGACTTTGAAGGTATAGGAGTGGAATTTAATATCTTTAAAGACACTATTTATGTGGTTACGCCTCTTAGCGGTGGTCCTTCGGAAGCAGCGGGTATTCAGGCCGGAGATAAACTTATACAGGTAGATGGAGAGAGCGTAGCAGGGGTAAATATCACAAATGAAGGCGTGTTTAAGCGCTTGAGGGGGCCAAAAGGTACTAAGGTAGAACTTACTGTACTGCGCAAGGGTAATAATAAGCCACTCAACTTTACGATCCGGCGCAATAAAATTCCAACGCATTCTGTGGACGTGAGCTATATGGTAGATGCGCATACAGGCTATATTAAAGTAAGTCGTTTCTCGGCACATACTTTCGAAGAATTTAAGGAGGCACTTACCGGACTGAAGAAAAAGGGACTACAGCAGCTGATACTGGATTTGCGTGGTAACCCGGGCGGCTATATGGATCATGCTACCCGCATGGCCGATGAGTTCCTGTCGGGGGAGAAACTGATTGTGTATACCGATGGTAAAGGCTCCAAGTATGACTCCAAGACCTTTGCAAATGTTAAAGGCGACTTCGAGAATGGTTCTCTAATCGTATTGATAGATGAAGGGAGTGCCTCTGCTTCTGAAATTGTGGCAGGAGCCTTACAGGATAACGACAGAGCCCTGATTGTTGGCCGCCGTTCGTTTGGCAAAGGCCTGGTGCAAATGCCAATTCCGCTGAACGATGGGTCCGAGCTGCGGCTTACTATTTCTCGCTACTACACGCCAAGCGGCCGCTCTATCCAGAAACCATATGTAGCGGGTACCGACGAATACCAGAAAGACATGCTGAACCGCTATGAACGCGGCGAATACTTTCACCCGGATAGTACCTTGTTCGTGGATTCACTGAAGTATAGTACTACGCTTGGCCGTACTGTTTACGGTGGGGGTGGTATTATGCCGGATGTTTTTGTAGCACGCGATACCACTGAAATGTCGGAGTATCTGAGCAAAATTTACAATAAGAACATTATCGGGGAATATACCCTTAACTACTACCGTGATAACCGTAAGAAGCTTGATAAAATGTCGTTTGATAAGTTTCAGAAGACTTTTGATGTAACAGATAAAATGCTGCAGGACATTGTGACGCTGGCAAAGGAAGCAGGCATTGAGCAGAATACGGCACAATTTGAACGGTCTAAGAATTTGCTGCGCAATAACCTGAAGGCATTTATTGCCAGAAGTGTGTACGGTAACAATGGCTTTTACCCGATTCTGCACGAATCTGATGAAGAGTTTCAGCAGGCGCTCAAAGAATTTACCAGGGCAAAGCGTTTAGCCAGAGGCGATGTGTAGGTAATATCGTGCCTCTGCAGATAGTGCGACCAAAATAAATATACATGGCATACTATCATAAATTAGGCGAAATTCCGCATAAGCGGCACACGCAGTTCAGGCAGCCCAACGGGAGCCTGTATGCAGAGCAGTTGGTGGGAACTTTGGGGTTTAGCGGTGTTTCATCGCTGCTGTATCATGTAAACCCGCCAACACGCATCAGCCGCATAGAGGAGCCTGTGCCCTATGCTCCAAAGGCTGCTGAAGGAGTAAAGCTGGCGCCGCATCACCTGCGTACGTTGCAATTGGTTACTACCGGTTCAGACTATCTGAATGCTAGAAAGCCATTGTTGTTTAACAACGATGTAGTGATCAGTATCTGCAATCCGTCGGAGCTGAAGATGGGCTACAGCTACAAAAGCGGGCAGGCCGACGAGGTGGTGTTTGTGCATGAGGGAAGCGGCGTGCTGTATTCTCAAA contains these protein-coding regions:
- the ruvX gene encoding Holliday junction resolvase RuvX, which gives rise to MGRILAIDYGNKRVGLAVTDALQLIATPLETVHAKDVLAYLKAYTQREPVEALVVGMPRTLSGDATDSTQHVVGFIRLLAKEFPAIPVHTVDERFTSSIAQKAMLAGGLRKKARQDKATVDRLSATIILQSYLESKNI
- a CDS encoding S41 family peptidase, which encodes MSEDKNNFSDQETPQPQQNRNSNTLFQIRLPLFIAFALVVGVLIGATTFAPSGHNPQGTAKSYLKFRDILSYIDRDYVDTVNIEELSDYAISKMLEKLDPHTSYIPASELAMARSYLDGDFEGIGVEFNIFKDTIYVVTPLSGGPSEAAGIQAGDKLIQVDGESVAGVNITNEGVFKRLRGPKGTKVELTVLRKGNNKPLNFTIRRNKIPTHSVDVSYMVDAHTGYIKVSRFSAHTFEEFKEALTGLKKKGLQQLILDLRGNPGGYMDHATRMADEFLSGEKLIVYTDGKGSKYDSKTFANVKGDFENGSLIVLIDEGSASASEIVAGALQDNDRALIVGRRSFGKGLVQMPIPLNDGSELRLTISRYYTPSGRSIQKPYVAGTDEYQKDMLNRYERGEYFHPDSTLFVDSLKYSTTLGRTVYGGGGIMPDVFVARDTTEMSEYLSKIYNKNIIGEYTLNYYRDNRKKLDKMSFDKFQKTFDVTDKMLQDIVTLAKEAGIEQNTAQFERSKNLLRNNLKAFIARSVYGNNGFYPILHESDEEFQQALKEFTRAKRLARGDV
- the def gene encoding peptide deformylase; the protein is MIYPITAYGDPVLKEPAQDIPKDYPELKELIDDMFATMYHAHGVGLAAPQISKSIRLFVIDSEPMMDEKDEGKGVKKAFINPEILEEDGEEWGFEEGCLSIPGVREVVYRPERIVIRYFDAEWNEHTDTYDGMTARVIQHEYDHIEGVLFTDYLSGLKKRIIKNKLSKITKGEVDTDYRMKFPALAKKR